One Desulfovibrio fairfieldensis genomic window carries:
- a CDS encoding sigma 54-interacting transcriptional regulator: MPRSTAGDGGTDKGFHGILIAPYPEMGAVFTPIARRMGCRLRVVVGQEDAAVAVARATPPDDCDVFLSRSINVAFLKRHTAVPVVAIEMTAMDLLRLLLPDVGKVRRVAWFRYAGPLRDVDCVAGVLGMEIRECLFRSRAEARDMAAELEPGSVDLVVGGTYVRDFVAPLGFSTRQFRVDEETAARCLREAAAIAEARRLERRRAARIHAVFNAVSEGLLVLDEKGAVSHVNTSAARLLKRTPEDLLDKDIRAAVPGGFLGGEGLPDRAERGRVRDIGGVTLVVNRVPVAVQGKSAGLVFSFSDAGSIRRAEGRLRSSLKACGFTARYTFADIEARSPVMRQVKELAALYASTDANLLICGESGTGKEIFAQSIHAGSRRVDSPFVAVNCAAIPEGLLESELFGYEEGAFTGARRQGKAGMFELAHTGTLFLDEVGDLPLLLQGRLLRVLQEREIVRVGGTQVIPLDVRVICATNRDLEDLVRRRLFRADLYYRLNVLNLTLPPLRERSEDIVPMAVSRLRKHLRPTPPADVMERALGPLLTRRAWPGNVRELFSVLERLALIANHTGAGTAGGRDWARLLARVWQGADPALESPPGEACAADLRTQVRALERKIIETALAATGQDLGAAARRLGISRMTLWRKLQP; encoded by the coding sequence ATGCCAAGGAGCACGGCGGGCGACGGGGGTACGGACAAGGGCTTTCACGGCATTCTGATCGCGCCGTATCCGGAAATGGGCGCGGTATTCACGCCCATTGCCCGGCGCATGGGCTGCCGCCTGCGCGTGGTCGTGGGACAGGAGGACGCGGCTGTGGCCGTGGCGCGGGCCACGCCGCCCGACGACTGCGACGTCTTTCTAAGCCGCAGCATCAATGTTGCCTTTTTGAAGCGGCATACGGCCGTGCCCGTGGTAGCCATTGAAATGACGGCCATGGATCTCTTGCGCCTGCTGTTGCCCGATGTCGGAAAGGTTCGGCGGGTGGCCTGGTTCCGTTACGCCGGGCCCCTGCGGGATGTGGATTGCGTGGCCGGGGTTTTGGGCATGGAGATTCGCGAGTGCCTTTTCCGTTCCCGCGCGGAGGCGCGCGACATGGCCGCAGAGCTTGAACCGGGTTCCGTGGACCTGGTGGTGGGCGGCACCTATGTGCGGGATTTTGTGGCTCCCCTGGGCTTTTCCACCCGCCAGTTCAGAGTTGACGAAGAAACCGCCGCGCGCTGTCTGCGCGAGGCCGCCGCCATCGCGGAAGCCCGGCGGCTTGAGCGGCGGCGCGCGGCGCGCATCCACGCCGTCTTCAATGCCGTGAGCGAGGGCCTGCTGGTGCTGGACGAAAAGGGCGCGGTAAGTCATGTGAACACCTCCGCCGCCCGGCTGCTCAAGAGAACGCCCGAAGACCTGCTGGATAAGGACATCCGCGCGGCCGTTCCCGGCGGCTTTCTGGGCGGCGAAGGGCTGCCGGACAGGGCCGAGCGGGGGCGGGTCCGGGACATCGGCGGCGTGACCCTGGTCGTCAACCGGGTGCCCGTGGCGGTTCAGGGCAAAAGCGCGGGCCTGGTCTTTTCCTTTTCCGACGCCGGAAGCATCCGGCGGGCGGAAGGCCGTCTGCGCAGCAGCCTCAAGGCGTGCGGTTTTACCGCGCGTTACACCTTTGCTGATATCGAAGCCCGCTCGCCCGTCATGCGGCAAGTAAAGGAACTGGCGGCGCTCTATGCCTCCACGGACGCCAATCTGCTGATCTGCGGCGAATCGGGCACGGGCAAGGAAATTTTCGCCCAGAGCATTCACGCGGGCAGCCGTCGCGTGGACAGCCCCTTTGTGGCGGTCAACTGCGCGGCCATTCCCGAAGGTCTGCTGGAAAGCGAGCTGTTCGGCTATGAGGAGGGCGCGTTCACGGGCGCGCGCCGCCAAGGCAAAGCCGGGATGTTTGAACTGGCCCATACCGGCACGCTTTTTCTGGACGAGGTGGGTGATCTGCCGCTGTTGTTGCAGGGGCGCCTGTTGCGCGTTCTGCAGGAGAGGGAGATCGTCCGGGTGGGAGGCACCCAGGTCATCCCCCTGGACGTGCGGGTGATCTGCGCCACCAACCGGGATCTGGAAGATCTTGTCCGGCGCAGGCTCTTCCGGGCGGATCTGTACTATCGCCTCAATGTGCTCAATCTGACCCTGCCTCCGTTGCGGGAACGGTCCGAAGACATTGTTCCCATGGCTGTTTCCCGGTTGCGCAAACATCTGCGGCCGACGCCTCCGGCGGATGTGATGGAGCGGGCCCTGGGTCCCCTCCTGACGCGCCGGGCCTGGCCCGGGAATGTGCGCGAGCTGTTCAGCGTGTTGGAGCGTCTGGCGTTGATCGCCAACCATACGGGCGCGGGCACGGCGGGCGGACGGGATTGGGCGCGGCTTCTGGCGCGCGTCTGGCAGGGCGCGGATCCGGCTTTGGAGAGCCCGCCGGGCGAAGCCTGCGCCGCTGACCTGCGGACGCAAGTGCGGGCTCTGGAGCGGAAGATCATTGAAACGGCTCTGGCCGCGACGGGCCAGGATCTGGGCGCGGCGGCGCGCCGCCTGGGCATCAGCCGGATGACGCTCTGGCGCAAGCTGCAGCCTTGA
- the flhB gene encoding flagellar biosynthesis protein FlhB produces the protein MFGKQQDPSRTEEATSKRRNKQRQEGNVPKSQELGKAVSLTGGLIALHLWLGPMTEEIKTLFRRFLGHAWEFDPNPQNVYTLSIDLTVELCKIILPILLFLGFLAFLAQRLQVGKLWTTKVFKFKWQRFNIIKGLKQMMFSPQTALRTIKSLLFSIILALIPGYLIYQEYQNFLPMYYATPEGVAAYMLQMGLKLAYYALLPILAIAAFDVWQSRFAYKEGMKMTKDEVKDERKQAEGDPVIKGQQRRKMMEVVMKRMMQDVPKADVVVTNPTHIAVALRYNAQEAPAPVVLAKGADHLAEKIKAVAREHNVPIRENVPLARALYKAVEVGDMVPEELYKAVATVLASIWKLKPTMRQN, from the coding sequence ATGTTCGGCAAGCAGCAAGACCCCAGCAGAACGGAAGAAGCCACTTCGAAACGCAGAAACAAACAGCGCCAGGAGGGCAATGTTCCCAAATCCCAGGAGTTGGGCAAAGCCGTGAGCCTTACGGGCGGCCTCATCGCCCTCCATCTCTGGCTCGGCCCCATGACCGAGGAGATCAAGACGCTGTTCCGGCGCTTTCTGGGCCACGCCTGGGAATTCGATCCCAATCCCCAGAACGTCTACACCTTGAGCATCGATCTGACAGTGGAGCTGTGCAAGATCATCCTGCCGATCCTGCTTTTTCTGGGTTTTCTGGCTTTTCTGGCCCAGCGCCTCCAGGTGGGCAAGCTCTGGACCACCAAGGTTTTCAAGTTCAAGTGGCAGCGCTTCAACATCATCAAGGGTCTGAAACAGATGATGTTTTCGCCCCAGACCGCCCTGCGCACCATTAAAAGCCTGCTGTTCTCCATTATCCTTGCCCTGATTCCCGGCTATCTCATTTATCAGGAATACCAGAACTTCCTGCCCATGTACTACGCCACGCCCGAAGGCGTGGCCGCCTACATGCTCCAGATGGGCCTCAAGCTGGCCTACTATGCCCTGCTGCCCATCCTGGCCATCGCGGCTTTTGACGTCTGGCAGTCGCGCTTTGCCTACAAGGAAGGCATGAAGATGACCAAGGACGAAGTGAAGGACGAGCGCAAGCAGGCCGAGGGCGACCCGGTCATCAAGGGGCAGCAGCGCCGCAAGATGATGGAAGTGGTCATGAAGCGCATGATGCAGGATGTGCCCAAGGCCGATGTGGTGGTGACCAACCCCACCCATATCGCCGTGGCCCTGCGCTACAACGCGCAGGAGGCCCCGGCCCCGGTGGTGCTTGCCAAGGGCGCGGATCACCTGGCCGAAAAAATCAAGGCCGTGGCCCGCGAGCACAACGTGCCCATCCGCGAAAACGTGCCCTTGGCACGCGCTTTGTATAAGGCTGTGGAAGTGGGCGACATGGTCCCCGAAGAGCTGTACAAGGCCGTGGCCACTGTGCTGGCCAGCATCTGGAAGCTCAAGCCAACCATGCGGCAGAATTAA
- the flhA gene encoding flagellar biosynthesis protein FlhA — protein sequence MATTGLPQIDYSRFSKHGELMLAAGVVIILFVMLVPLPTFFLDIMLCVSISISLLVLVTTMFMTSPLEFTIFPSLLLVTTLLRLALNVASTRLILLNGDMGAEAAGSVIRSFGEFVVGGSYVVGGVIFMIMFILNKSVITAGTTRIAEVAARFTLDAMPGKQMAIEADLNAGLIDEEEANNRRHALRKEADFYGAMDGACKFVSGDVNAGMMITMVNLIGGIIIGVVQKDMDWNTALTTYSLLTIGDGLVSTIPSIIVSTGTGLLVSRAASEAKMGEEFLAQLTFNSQALKMVSGVLLVFALVPGLPTIPFLVLSILLFMVARLTAKDEEEDAKADKKGAKGKSGGKSPATADTPEEVQALLPLDTLELEVGYGLIPLVDEEQSGNLLARIRSIRRQFALDMGVVIPSLHLRDNLQLKPGQYALLIKGNQVASAEILVDHFLAMDPGNVTTKINGIETREPAFNLPALWIPDSQREEAMLAGYTVVDPATVIATHLTEVFKRHLADFLDRQAVQGLLDTVAKHSPKAVEDLVPGTISLGGVQKVLQLLVRENVSIRDMLTIVETLGDFGGGVKNPDMLAEYVREKLSRSIVRPYLDSQGVLPVLTLNGNAERMVQEGIRQTDNGATFLSLNPAAAQRLVQNINSAVENAVNTDGQPVILASPIVRPHLAQLITRFLPTVPVISQAEIPSDIRLQAVGTVSAE from the coding sequence ATGGCGACGACCGGACTTCCGCAAATTGATTACAGCCGCTTCTCCAAGCACGGCGAACTTATGCTGGCGGCGGGCGTGGTGATTATCCTGTTCGTCATGCTGGTGCCGCTGCCCACCTTTTTTCTGGACATCATGCTCTGCGTGAGCATTTCCATCTCGCTGCTGGTGCTGGTCACCACCATGTTCATGACCTCGCCCCTGGAGTTCACCATCTTTCCCTCCCTGCTGCTGGTGACCACCTTGCTGCGCCTGGCCCTCAACGTGGCCTCCACCCGCCTGATCCTGCTCAACGGCGATATGGGCGCCGAAGCCGCGGGCAGCGTGATCCGCTCCTTCGGCGAATTCGTGGTGGGCGGCAGCTACGTGGTGGGCGGCGTCATCTTCATGATCATGTTCATCCTGAACAAGAGCGTCATCACCGCGGGCACCACGCGCATCGCCGAAGTGGCCGCGCGCTTCACCCTGGACGCCATGCCCGGCAAACAGATGGCCATCGAGGCCGACCTCAACGCCGGGCTCATTGACGAGGAAGAGGCCAACAACCGCCGCCACGCCCTGCGCAAGGAGGCCGACTTCTACGGCGCCATGGACGGCGCGTGCAAATTCGTTTCCGGCGACGTGAACGCGGGCATGATGATCACCATGGTCAACCTGATCGGCGGCATCATTATCGGCGTGGTCCAGAAAGACATGGACTGGAACACGGCCCTGACCACCTACTCCCTGCTGACCATCGGCGACGGCCTGGTTTCCACCATCCCGTCCATCATCGTTTCCACGGGCACGGGCCTGCTGGTTTCGCGCGCCGCCTCGGAAGCCAAGATGGGCGAGGAGTTTCTGGCCCAACTTACCTTCAACAGCCAGGCCCTGAAAATGGTTTCCGGCGTGCTGCTGGTCTTCGCCCTGGTGCCGGGCCTGCCCACCATTCCTTTCCTGGTGCTCTCCATCCTGCTCTTCATGGTGGCGCGCCTGACTGCCAAGGATGAAGAGGAGGACGCCAAGGCCGACAAGAAGGGAGCCAAGGGCAAGAGCGGCGGCAAGTCCCCGGCCACGGCGGACACCCCCGAGGAAGTGCAGGCCCTGCTGCCCCTGGACACCCTGGAGCTGGAAGTGGGCTACGGCCTGATTCCCCTGGTGGACGAGGAACAGAGCGGCAACCTGCTGGCGCGCATCCGCTCCATCCGGCGGCAGTTCGCTCTGGATATGGGCGTAGTCATCCCCTCCCTGCACCTGCGCGACAATCTGCAACTGAAGCCCGGCCAGTACGCCCTGTTGATCAAGGGCAATCAGGTGGCTTCGGCGGAAATCCTGGTGGACCACTTCCTGGCCATGGACCCGGGCAACGTGACCACCAAAATCAACGGCATCGAAACCCGCGAGCCCGCTTTCAACCTGCCCGCCCTCTGGATTCCGGACAGCCAGCGCGAAGAGGCCATGCTGGCGGGGTATACGGTGGTGGACCCGGCCACGGTCATCGCCACCCATCTGACGGAAGTGTTCAAGCGCCACCTGGCCGACTTTCTTGACCGCCAGGCCGTCCAGGGCCTGCTGGACACCGTGGCCAAGCATTCGCCCAAGGCCGTGGAGGATCTGGTGCCCGGCACCATTTCCCTGGGCGGCGTGCAGAAGGTGCTGCAACTGCTGGTGCGGGAAAACGTCAGCATCCGCGACATGCTGACCATTGTGGAGACCCTGGGCGACTTCGGCGGCGGCGTCAAAAATCCGGACATGCTGGCCGAATACGTGCGCGAAAAACTCTCCCGCTCCATTGTGCGGCCCTATCTGGACAGCCAGGGCGTGCTGCCCGTGCTGACCCTCAACGGCAACGCCGAACGCATGGTGCAGGAAGGCATCCGCCAGACCGACAACGGGGCCACCTTTCTTTCGCTCAATCCGGCGGCGGCCCAGCGTCTGGTGCAGAACATCAACTCCGCTGTGGAGAACGCCGTGAATACCGACGGCCAGCCCGTGATTCTGGCAAGTCCCATAGTCCGGCCGCACCTGGCCCAGTTGATCACCCGCTTCCTGCCCACAGTGCCCGTGATTTCCCAGGCGGAAATTCCCTCGGACATCCGCCTGCAGGCCGTGGGCACGGTCAGCGCGGAATAA
- a CDS encoding tellurite resistance TerB family protein → MKNILDALNGNGGLKAGLGNVGDTLKNTLQNVGAGSPGGIGGLLGSAALGGLLGALFTGKSAKKFAKGALMVGGTAAAGALAWNFYKKWAQAGQADGANAAPAAEIPASQAQGALPPAENTALLLLEAMVFAARADGHIDEEEKSRIQDTAASLFPGQSMTELLDGLMNRPIDPAALAARVRDPEEGRDLYRLSRAVVNVDNFMERSYLDGLARALNIGADEQARLEKETEAAVQNAV, encoded by the coding sequence ATGAAAAACATTCTTGACGCACTGAACGGCAACGGCGGCCTGAAAGCCGGACTCGGAAACGTGGGCGACACGCTCAAAAACACTTTGCAAAATGTCGGCGCGGGCAGCCCGGGCGGCATCGGCGGCCTGCTGGGCTCGGCGGCTCTGGGCGGCCTGCTGGGCGCGCTGTTCACGGGCAAAAGCGCCAAAAAATTCGCCAAGGGCGCGCTTATGGTCGGAGGCACGGCCGCGGCGGGCGCGCTGGCCTGGAACTTCTACAAAAAATGGGCCCAGGCTGGCCAGGCCGACGGCGCAAACGCGGCTCCGGCGGCGGAAATCCCCGCGTCCCAGGCCCAGGGCGCTCTGCCCCCGGCCGAGAACACGGCTCTGCTTCTGCTGGAGGCCATGGTCTTTGCGGCGCGGGCTGACGGCCATATTGACGAAGAGGAAAAATCGCGCATCCAGGACACGGCGGCCTCGCTCTTTCCCGGCCAGAGCATGACCGAGCTGCTGGATGGGCTCATGAACAGGCCCATCGACCCGGCGGCCCTGGCGGCCAGGGTGCGCGACCCCGAGGAAGGGCGTGATCTTTACCGCCTTTCCCGCGCGGTGGTGAATGTGGACAATTTCATGGAGCGCAGCTACCTGGACGGCCTGGCCCGGGCCCTGAACATCGGGGCGGACGAACAGGCCCGGCTGGAAAAAGAGACGGAAGCCGCTGTTCAAAACGCTGTTTAA
- a CDS encoding DUF3467 domain-containing protein, with translation MSAQKNSGKTGAEAAASGEGQQIRVALNSARLRTSYANVFQTRCTAEEVILCCGLSQPESLNTQDGGTENVLAVDLDRRIVMTPASAQRLLLALDRTLKEHAARFSNNSPHA, from the coding sequence ATGAGCGCACAGAAAAATTCCGGCAAGACCGGGGCCGAAGCCGCCGCTTCCGGCGAAGGCCAACAAATCCGCGTGGCCCTGAACAGCGCGCGGCTCCGCACGTCCTACGCCAATGTCTTCCAGACCCGCTGCACGGCGGAGGAGGTCATCCTCTGCTGCGGCCTGAGTCAGCCCGAAAGCCTGAACACCCAGGACGGCGGTACTGAAAACGTCCTGGCCGTGGACCTGGACCGACGCATCGTCATGACCCCGGCCTCGGCCCAACGCCTGCTCCTGGCCCTGGACCGCACGCTCAAGGAGCATGCCGCCCGTTTCAGCAACAACAGCCCGCACGCCTGA
- a CDS encoding OmpH family outer membrane protein, whose product MRHIATTLALTAILAACLLGGCLEGSTSAAPQTAVVDLERIMSQSRAAEAGRAHLAQARRRLEQGFADLQKAWAKAPDKEREAVLRDGALTLRRQMAAEEAAVQNVVNGLLLEEVKAWRKAHKAALVLPRRNVLDADASLDITAAILKGMDARKAVFPALPVVSVKLPGEKGKTPETPGQANHNAAPGAKRK is encoded by the coding sequence ATGCGCCACATTGCAACAACCCTTGCCCTCACGGCCATCCTTGCCGCCTGCCTCCTGGGCGGCTGTCTGGAGGGCAGCACCAGCGCCGCGCCCCAGACCGCCGTGGTCGATCTGGAGCGGATCATGTCACAATCCCGCGCCGCCGAGGCCGGGCGCGCCCATCTGGCCCAAGCCCGCCGGCGCCTGGAACAGGGCTTTGCCGATCTGCAAAAAGCCTGGGCCAAAGCTCCGGACAAGGAGCGCGAGGCTGTGCTCCGCGACGGCGCGCTGACCCTCCGCCGCCAGATGGCCGCCGAGGAGGCCGCCGTACAAAATGTCGTCAACGGCCTGCTTCTGGAAGAGGTCAAAGCCTGGCGCAAGGCCCACAAGGCCGCCCTGGTTCTGCCCCGCCGGAATGTGCTGGACGCCGACGCCAGCCTGGACATCACCGCAGCCATACTCAAGGGCATGGACGCCCGCAAGGCCGTCTTCCCGGCGTTGCCCGTGGTGTCCGTCAAGCTGCCCGGCGAGAAGGGGAAAACGCCGGAAACCCCCGGCCAAGCCAATCACAACGCCGCCCCCGGCGCAAAAAGGAAGTAA